Proteins from one Telopea speciosissima isolate NSW1024214 ecotype Mountain lineage chromosome 1, Tspe_v1, whole genome shotgun sequence genomic window:
- the LOC122648623 gene encoding transcription factor BHLH148 encodes MDPFLPEELLWFAAPPPPQPQVNWSSFVRYTKPSEGSRPDENSISIPRNDRNMHKRMIELLRAIPTARKENREIENDRSYRHMMNERLRREKQKQSYAALRSMLPPQTKNDKNSIVHMAAAHLQELKSEKEELRRRNHEVKTILTGNEDKKIRFRVNNPSSAVDSMIGVLKHLKDMNLQARTIRSKFSAQELSAVIEVETQIEAAEVEKEVQKALMEVEGKFGTDFLEG; translated from the exons ATGGATCCCTTCTTGCCAGAGGAGCTGCTCTGGTTCgcagctcctcctcctccccaacCCCAAGTGAATTGGAGCAGTTTTGTCAGATACACAAAACCCTCGGAAGGATCACGACCGGATGAGAATTCCATTTCAATTCCTAGAAACGATAGGAACATGCATAAGAGAATGATCGAGTTGTTGAGAGCAATTCCAACTGCCAGGAAGGAAAACAGAGAGATTGAGAACGATCGTAGTTACCGTCATATGATGAATGAGAGACTCAGGAGAGAGAAGCAGAAGCAGAGTTACGCAGCTCTGCGTTCCATGCTTCCTCCTCAGACCAAG AACGATAAGAACTCCATCGTTCATATGGCAGCGGCACATCTGCAGGAGCTGAAGAGTGAAAAGGAAGAGTTAAGGAGGCGAAACCATGAGGTTAAGACAATCTTAACAGGGAATGAAGACAAGAAGATTAGATTTCGAGTAAATAATCCGTCTTCCGCGGTTGATTCTATGATTGGGGTACTCAAACATTTAAAAGACATGAACTTGCAAGCAAGAACGATCAGATCAAAGTTTTCTGCTCAAGAACTTTCAGCAGTAATAGAAGTCGAAACACAG ATTGAGGCGGCGGAAGTGGAAAAAGAAGTGCAGAAGGCTCTGATGGAAGTTGAAGGAAAGTTCGGAACTGATTTCCTGGAAGGATAG